From the Malus domestica chromosome 17, GDT2T_hap1 genome, one window contains:
- the LOC139193362 gene encoding uncharacterized protein has translation MSNLNKLDFTALEVSGRNYLKWVQDVKLHLTAKNLRPAIEEATDKPVGEAEKATAMIFIRRHIHDALQTEYLAEEDPRALWVALADRFDHQKDIFLPEARHDWQHLRFQDFKSVNEYNSEVCRIRSLLKFCNETLTEEDLLEKTYSTFSASNIVLQQQYRAQKFTKFSDLISVLLLAEKQNQLLMKNHQARPTGATAVPEAHYSTNQHPKRQKRRGKGGQKPSHQGQQSQGPSKGGNKAQKRPNLAPKAPNFKNKGKAPATMNDDMCYRCGSKDHWSRICQFVSVR, from the coding sequence atgtcgaatttgaacaaactcgacttcaccgctttggaggtttctggaaggaactacctcaagtgggttcaagatgtgaagctccacctcactgcaaagaacttgcgtcctgctattgaagaagcaacagataaacctgttggcgaggctgaaaaagccactgctatgatcttcatccgaagacatatccatgacgctctacaaactgagtaccttgctgaggaggatccacgtgcattatgggtcgctttggctgatcgtttcgatcaccaaaaggacatattcttgcctgaagcaagacacgactggcagcacttgcgcttccaagactttaagtctgtgaatgaatataattctgaagtttgtcgaatccgatcacttctcaagttttgcaatgaaactttgactgaagaggatctcctggagaagacctactctaccttctctgcttctaatattgtcctgcagcaacaatatagagctcagaagttcactaagttctcggatttgatctctgttttacttcttgctgaaaagcagaaccagctgttgatgaagaatcatcaagctcgacctactggggctactgctgtgcctgaagcacattatagcactaatcagcacccaaaacgccaaaagaggcgtggtaagggcggccagaagccatcccaccaaggtcaacagagccaaggcccatccaagggaggaaacaaagcccagaagcgcccaaacctcgctcccaaggccccgaacttcaagaataagggcaaagcacctgccacaatgaatgacgatatgtgctatcgttgtggttccaaggaccattggtcccgtatttgcc